CAAGTAGTTGTATACGGTGAAACACAGGATTTTGCTACAATCCGTAACGCACTTGAAGCTATGGGTATCTCAGAGTTTGAAGTTGCTGAAATTGATTTGTTACCACAAAATGAAGTAACCTTAGAAGGTGACGATTTAGCTAAATTTGAAAAATTAATCGATGCATTAGAAGACGATGACGATGTTCAACGCGTCTATCACAACGTTGATTTATAATAATACCGAACATTAATGAGAGACACTCGTCAACCGTCATACATTGACAAGACGAGCGTCTTTTTTACTAAACTAAGCGAGGCTACTCTGGCTTGAACCACTGAAGCAAAAGGCGCCGGAGTGCAGTTGCACTACAAGCATTTTTGCGAAGTGGACGTCAAGACAAGCCGAGCGAACCAAAATTATCATGGTGTAAGTGAGGACGTTCTGCCTCGAACCACTGGAGAAAAGTTACGTCGTGCGCAAAGCGCACAGAGGAAGTTTTTGAAGTGGATGTCGAGGCAGTCCGAGCGAACCAAAATTATCATGGTGTGAGTGAGGACGTTCTGCCTCGAACCACTGGAGCAGAGGTCGTAGAAGTGTGCAAACACTTCAAGAGCTATGCGAAGTGGATGTCGAGGCAGTCCGAGCGAACCAAAATAGGAGGAGTATTCAATGACACTACCTGAATTTACATTAACCCGTAGCAATGGCGAAACCTATCATTTAAACGACTATAATGACCATGTTCTACTCATTGTTAATACAGCTACCGGCTGCGGACTTGCGCCGCAAATGAGTGAACTTGAAACTTTATATCAAACATATAAAGATAGACAATTCACCGTACTCGGTTTTCCAAGCAATCAATTTAAACAAGAAAAAGTATCCGATGGCGAGATGGCAAATACATGCCAATTAAACTTTGGTACCACATTTCCACTCAATCAAAAAGTGCAAGTTAATGGTGAACACGCTGCACCCATTTTCCAATGGTTAAAATCAGAATGTCGCGGCATCTTTTCAGAAGATATCAAGTGGAATTTCACGAAATTTTTAATCAACCGTGATGGTCAAGTCGTAAAACGTTACGCACCTACAACCTCCCCAAAATCTATTGCCAAAGATATTGAGAAATATCTATAATCTGTGTCAGCTCCATACGAACCGCATTAGGAATATAATATTGTGTACACAATGAGCGGCAAGACCTTTATTCCAACGCAATTGAGACAGAATACAATAACTCCCATCAAAACAAAGAGTCCTATCAGCTAGGATAGGACTCTTATTTTGTCTATTTCACTTCAATTAAATCAGTCCACGGTGTAGCAGTACGCTCAAGCACTTCATTGAGCTCCTCAATATTTTGCTTACCAGTTGTACGCAACCACTCACGCGTTGCCGCTTCACCATTTGACGCAAATTCTGGCACAGCATCTTTCCATGTCGCACGTCCACAAAGCACGCCGTTGAATTTAGCGCCTGCTTCATGCGCAAACTCCAGTGTTTCTTGGAATAATTTTGCTGAAACCCCTGCACTTAAATAAATATATGGTAAATGCGTTGCCTCATCTTGTTCACGGAAGATAGCTTGTGCTTCTTCTTTCGTATAAACGACTTCATCCGTTGCAAAGCCTTCAACATAATTCATGTTT
The genomic region above belongs to Aerococcaceae bacterium zg-1292 and contains:
- a CDS encoding glutathione peroxidase, producing MTLPEFTLTRSNGETYHLNDYNDHVLLIVNTATGCGLAPQMSELETLYQTYKDRQFTVLGFPSNQFKQEKVSDGEMANTCQLNFGTTFPLNQKVQVNGEHAAPIFQWLKSECRGIFSEDIKWNFTKFLINRDGQVVKRYAPTTSPKSIAKDIEKYL